A stretch of the Clostridium fungisolvens genome encodes the following:
- the rsmH gene encoding 16S rRNA (cytosine(1402)-N(4))-methyltransferase RsmH, translated as MEFKHVSVLLNECIEALNIKEDGIYVDCTLGGAGHSSEIVKRLSAKGRLIGIDQDKDALSAAGKRLEEYGDRVTLVHDNFYNIDSILTTLNIEKVDGILMDLGVSSYQLDAGERGFSYMQDAPLDMRMNRENKFSAYEVINGYSSEELFKVIKRYGEENFASRIANFIVREREKGPIETTFQLVDIIKAAIPAKARREGPHPAKRTFQAIRIEVNKELFILDKAITDGVRRLNDDGRMAIITFHSLEDRIVKTVFKELENPCTCPKEFPVCVCGKISEVKVLTRKPIEPSDIEVEENPRSRSAKLRVVQKNK; from the coding sequence ATGGAATTTAAGCATGTATCAGTGTTGTTAAATGAATGTATAGAAGCGTTGAATATAAAGGAAGATGGAATTTATGTAGATTGTACCTTAGGCGGTGCTGGACATTCTTCAGAGATAGTAAAAAGGCTATCTGCTAAAGGAAGACTTATAGGCATTGATCAAGATAAAGATGCTTTAAGTGCCGCAGGTAAGAGACTTGAAGAGTATGGTGATAGAGTTACATTGGTTCATGATAACTTCTATAACATAGATTCTATATTAACTACTTTAAATATAGAAAAAGTTGATGGGATACTTATGGACTTAGGTGTTTCATCATATCAGCTAGATGCTGGTGAAAGAGGTTTTAGTTATATGCAAGATGCTCCTCTTGATATGAGGATGAATAGAGAAAATAAATTTTCAGCTTATGAAGTAATAAATGGGTATAGCAGTGAGGAATTATTCAAAGTAATAAAAAGATACGGAGAAGAAAACTTTGCTAGTAGAATTGCTAACTTTATTGTAAGAGAGAGAGAGAAGGGACCTATAGAAACGACCTTTCAGTTAGTTGACATAATAAAAGCAGCAATACCTGCTAAGGCTAGAAGAGAAGGACCTCACCCAGCAAAGAGAACTTTCCAGGCTATAAGAATCGAGGTAAATAAGGAGTTGTTTATTCTTGATAAGGCAATTACAGATGGTGTAAGAAGATTAAATGATGATGGTAGAATGGCTATAATAACTTTCCATTCTCTTGAAGATAGAATAGTAAAAACTGTTTTTAAGGAACTTGAAAATCCATGTACATGTCCTAAAGAATTTCCAGTTTGTGTGTGTGGTAAGATTTCAGAAGTGAAAGTATTAACTAGAAAACCTATAGAACCATCAGATATTGAAGTTGAGGAAAATCCTAGGAGTAGGAGTGCTAAATTAAGGGTTGTACAAAAAAATAAATAA